GGCCGAACTGCAGCGCCACCGCGATCACCTGCAGGAACTCGTCGACGCGCGCACCGCCGAACTGGAGAAGGCGATGCAGGCGCGCGGTGACGCCGAGGCGTTCGTGCGGGCGATCGCCGACAACCTGCCCGCGCGGGTGAGCTTCTGGGACGTCGACCTGCGCTGCCGCTTCGTCAACCAGCGCTTCTGCCACGACGAGGGCCGCCCGCGCGAGGCGCTGATCGGCGCCTCGCTGATCGATGTCTTCGGCGCCGGCCGCATCGGCGAGGTCGAGGCCCGGCTGCGCATGGCGATGCAAGGCCAGGCGCAGCATTTCGAGCGCATCGTGCCAGGCCTCGACGGCACCACCCGCACGCTGTGGGTCCACCACATCCCGGTGATCCGCGACGGCCGCCTGCGCGGCGTCGTCGCTATGGGCACCGACATCAGCGAGATCAAGCGCGACGAGATCCGGCTGAGGCAGCTCAACACCGAACTCGCCCAGGCCCGCGACCATGCCGAGGCCGCCAACCGCGCCAAGAGCACCTTCCTGGCCAACATGAGCCACGAGATCCGCACGCCGATGAACGCCATCATCGGCCTGACGCAACTGCTGCGGCGCACCCACCGCGACCCCGCCGGCGCCGAACAGCTCGCCAAGGTGGCCGACGCGGCCGATCACCTGCTGCAGATCATCAACGACGTGCTCGACCTGTCCAAGATCGAGTCCGGCAAGGTCGAGCTCGAGAGCATCGACATCGACCTCGACGAACTGCTCTCGCGCACGCTGTCGCTGGTCAGCAGCCGCGCGCACGAAAAGGGGCTCGAGCTGGTGCTCGACACCGACCACCTGCCGCGCACGCTGCGTGGCGATCCGACCCGGCTGTCGCAGGCGCTGCTGAACCTGCTGACCAACGCGATCAAGTTCACCGACCACGGCAGCGTGATCCTGCGGGGCCAGAAACTGCAAGACGGCGCCGACGGCGTGCACGTGCGTTTTTCGGTGCAGGACACCGGCATCGGCGTCGAGGCCGACCAGGTCGAGGCGCTGTTCCTGGCCTTCGAACAGGGCGACAGCTCGACCACCCGGCGCCACGGCGGCACCGGTCTCGGCCTGGCGATCACGCGCCACCTGGCGCAGCTGATGGGCGGCGAATCGGGCGCCGACAGCGTGGCCGGACAAGGCAGCACCTTCTGGTTCACGGCGCGGCTGGCGCATGCGCGCACGCTGCAGCCACCACGGCGTCCGACCGCCCTGCACGGCCTGCGCGTGCTGCTGGCCGACGACCTCGAACCCGCGCGCGAGGCGATGGCCGAGATGATGCGGTCGATCGGCCTGCGGGTCGATGCGGTGGCGTCGGGCGAACAGGCGCTGGCCGCACTGCAGGACGTGTCGCCGGACCCTTACCGCCTGGTGCTGCTGGACTGGTGCATGCCCGGTCTGGACGGCATCGAGACCGCCCGCCGCATGGCGCAGCTCGCGCTGCCGCAGCGCCCGCCGGTCGTGCTGGTCAGCGCGCAGGACGACGACACCCTGCCCGCCCTGGCGCGCACGGTCGGCATCGGCACGGTGCTGCTCAAGCCGCTGACGGCGTCGAGCCTGCATGACGCCGTGATCGGCCTGCTGCAGATCGACGCGCCACGGGCGGCGGCCACGCCGCCGCAGGCCCTGCAGCAGCTCGAGCGCCAGTTGCGGCAGCGCCATGGTGGCGCCCCGGTGCTGTTGGCCGAGGACAACCCGATCAACCAGGAGGTCGCCAGCTCGCTGCTGCAGCTGGCCGGGCTGCAGGTCGACGTCGCCGACGATGGCGCACAGGCGCTGGCGATGGCCGAGACCACCGACTACCGCGCCATCCTGATGGACATGCAGATGCCGGTGATGGACGGCCTGCAGGCCACTCGGGCGATCCGCGCACTGCCGCGCGCGGCCGGACTGCCGATCATCGCCATGACCGCCAACGCCTTCGGCGAGGACCGGGCTGCCTGCCTGGCCGCGGGCATGAACGACCACATCGCCAAACCCGTCAACGCGCAGGTGCTGTACGCCACCCTGCTGCGCTGGCTCGACGCCCATCCGCCGCCACTCGAGACGCCCATGACCCCGGAAAAACCAGCCGACCGCGACGCGACACCCGGTTCGGGTTTCGCAGCCATCGAGGGCCTGAACATCCAGACCGGCCTGCGCCAGATGGGCGGGCGCATGAGCACCTACGTGCGCATCATCCGCCGCTTCACCGAGCTGTACGGACGCGGCATCGCCGGCCTGAACCAGGCCCTGCTCGACGGCGACGGCGCGGCAGCCCGCAACGCCGTGCATGCCTTCAAGGGCGCCAGCGGCACCATCGGCGCGACGTCGCTGGCCGAACAGGCCAGCGCGCTCGAGCACGACATCCTGGCGCGCCGGCCGACCTCCGAGCTGGTCGAGGCCGTCGAGCACCTGCAGCAGGATCTGGCCCGGATGGTCGAGGCACTCGACCAGGCGCTGCCGGCCGAGTCCGAGGCGGTGGCCGCCCACGGGGCCGCCGCTAGGCCAGCAGGCGGCGCAGCTTGAGGTAGGCCAGCGCCGCCATCACCGCATCGTTGAGCGCATCGTGCGCATCGCGCTGCGGCAGATCGAGGTCCTTCATCAGGGTGTCGAACCGCAGGTCGATGTTGACCGACTGCTGCTGGTACGGCAGCAGCTGGCGGTGCTTGTAGTCGTGGTAGAGCGACGAGACCTCGATCCTGGGCTGCGGCAGGCCCATGCCGAGCATCGGCCAGGCCACGCGGTTGATCATCGCCAGATCGAACTCGAGGTAGTAGCCCACCAGCGGCCGGCTGCCGATGAAGTGCATCAGCTGCATCACCGCCTCCTCGGGCTTGAGGCCCTGGGCGACGTCCTGCTCGCGCAGGCGGTGCACCCGCACGCTGTCGGCCGAGAGCTTGCGCTTTTCGGGCCGCACCAGCAGCTCCAGGCGCTCGCTGGTCATGATGCGGTTGCCGACGATGCGCACCGCGCCGATGGCGATGATCTCGTCGCGGCCGACGTCCAGGCCGGTGGTCTCGCAGTCGAGCGCCACCCACTCGTCGGGCGGCGGCTCGTCCCACATGAAACGCAGGCGCTGGTCGCCCAGGTGGTAGAGCAGCCATTCGCGCTTGAGCGCAGCCAGCGCCTGTGCGGGCGACAGGTCGGCGAGCTTCACATCGTGTCCAGGTGGAAGCGGTGGCGCAGCATCGCCTTGAAACGCTTGACCGCGCCGAGCGCGTCCTTCAGCAGATCGCGCTCGAGCGGCGTCAGGGCGCCGAGGTCGACCGTGCCGGTGACCGGCCGGCCCAGGTCCATCTCGGCCAGCGCGGCCTTCAGGCGCAGCGCCATCAGGTAGTGCAGGCTGTCGGTCAGCTCGGCGCCGGTTTCCTTGGGCAGCTTGCCCATCGCCACCAGCGCCTCGATGCGGTCGACCGTGCCGGTGGCCGCCACGTGCTGCTGCAGCGCGACGGCGCGCACACCGTGCACGAGCGAGAAGATGCCGGCCTTCTTGAGGTGCAGCGCCTCGCGCTCGTCGGTGCCGAGCGTCAGCAGGCGGTTCCACCAGCCGCTGCCTTCGTTGAAGGCGTCGATCGCGGCGACGAAACGCGTCAGCAGCGAATCGTTTTCTCCGACCAGCCCGAAGATCTCGCCGCGCACCTGGTCGAGCAGCGCGTGGTCGCCGCAGACGGCGTGCGCGTCCATGAAGATCGCCAGCGCCATCAGGCTGTCGCCGTCGGGCAGCTGCAGCCAGCGCCGCACGCGCTGGCCGAACTCGGCCGCCGGGTGACGCCAGTCGGGGTTGCTGACCATGATCCCGCCAGGGCACTCGGGGTAGCCGAAACCGGCGAGCGCCTGCGAAAAGCGGCTGCAGACATCGGCCAGGTCGGTCGGCGGCGTGTAGCCGTCGCGCAGGATCAGGCCGTTGTCCTGGTCGGTGCGCAGCAGCTGCTCGCCGCGGCCCTCGCTGCCCATCACGAACAGGCAGCTGTTGGCGACCAGATCGGCCGGCGCCACCAGCTGCCAGGCACGCTCGAACAGCTTGGCGTTGAGCTCCTGAACCAGCCGGGCGATCATGCCCACCCGCGTGCCGCCGCGGTGCAGCAGCGTGATCAGGCGGGTGATCTGGTGGGCGGCGGCCTCGAGCGCGGCGAGATCCTGCGCCTCCAGGATCTGCAGCGTGATCAGGTAGGAGTGGTTCGACAAAAAGCTCAGCAGATCGAGCTGTTCGAGCACGCCCACCACCTGCGGGTCGGCACCGCTGCGGTCGATCACGACCACCCGGTGCACCTGGTGGCGGATCATCATCGCCAGTGCGTCGAACAGGTAGTCGCTCGGCTCGCAGCTCACCAGCCCGAAGGTGGCCAGCTCGCCGACCGGCAATCGGTCGAGCGGCATGCCGTGCAGGATCGCGCGCTGCAGCCCGGTGGTGGTGAAGATGCCCAGCCGCGACGGCACCGAGGCGTCGTCGCGCACCAGCACGTTGGAGGTGCGGTTGGCGTGGAAGGCCCGCACCACCGAGACGATGTCGGTGGCCGCGTCGACGAACACCGGCGCACGCAGGAACACCTCCTGGATGCGCGCCATCGTCAGCGACTGCATCTCGTGCTGGCTCTGGCGCTCGGACAGCGCGCTCAACTTCTGCGACAGGTCCGAGAACAGCAGCGCCGCGAAGGTGGCGTTGGCGGCGATCAGCTCGGTCACCGTCTGGCGCGCCAGCTGGTAGGCCACCACCTCCTCGGCCGCCACGAAGCGGCCGTTGACCCGGCCGGTGACCAGCGAGCGGCCGTCGAAGCTGTCGTCGGGCCCGTAGGTGGCGACCAGCTCGTCGCCCTCGAACTGGCTGACGTGGCCCTTGATGATCACGAACAGGTGCGTCGGCGTGTCGCCGCTCCTGAGCACCGGCTCGCCGGCCGGAAAGTAGGCGATGTCGACGCTGTGGCGCACCAGCTCACGCTGCGGCGCGTTCAGGCAATCGAAGGGCGAGGCGTTGAAGTTGAAGGCGCTGGGCATGTGTGGGTGCACTCTAAGCGCACGCAGCGTCGACAGGCTTACGTTGGCGCAACAGGCGAGTCAGGCAAACCCTCGGCATCGGCATCGGCGTCGGCCTCGGCCTCGTTCAGCAAGGCCAGCAGGCCGGCCTCGTCGAGGATCACCAGCCCCAGCTCGCGCGCCTTGTCGAGCTTGCTGCCGGCCTCCGCGCCGGCCACCACGAAGTGGGTCTTCTTCGACACCGAGCCGCTCACCTTGCCGCCCGCGGCTTCGATCAGGTCCTTGGCGGCGTCGCGGCCGAGCGTGGGCAGCGTGCCGGTCAGCACCAGCGTCTTGCCGGCCAGCGGCAGTTCGGCGGCGTCGGCGGCGGCGCTGGCCTCGTGTTCGGCCCAGTGGATGCCGGCCGCGCGCAGCTGCTCGACCACCTCGCGGTTGTGCGGCTGGTCGAAGAAGGTGCGGATGCTCAGCGCCACGATCGGGCCGACATCGGGCACCGCCTGCAGCTGATCGACGCTGGCGTCCATCACCCGGTCGAGCGCGCCGAAATGCCGCGCCAGCGCCTTGGCCGTGGCCTCGCCGACCTGGCGGATGCCGAGCGAAAACAGGAAGCGCGCCAGCGTCGTCTGCTTGCTCTTCTCGAGCGCGGCCACCAGGTTGACGGCGCTCTTCTCGCCCATGCGCTCCAGCGCGGTCAGCTTGGCCACGCCGAGCTTGTAGAGCTCGGGCAGGGTGCGGATGACGCCGGCGTCGACCAGCTGATCGACCAGCTTGTCACCCAGACCCTCGATGTCCATCATGCGCCGGCTGGCGAAATGCAGGATCGCCTGCTTGCGCTGCGCGGCGCAGAACAGGCCGCCGGTGCAGCGCCAGTCGGCCTCGCCTTCGGGCCGTGCGATCGCGCTGCCGCACACCGGGCACCGGCCGCCCAGGCGCTGGTAGAGGTCGAACGGTTCGCCGACGTCATCCGGGCGCTGCTCCAGCACCACGCCGACCACCTGGGGGATGACGTCACCGGCACGCCGCACGATCACGGTGTCGCCCACGCGCACGTCCTTGCGGCGCGCTTCGTCCTCGTTGTGCAGCGTGGCGTTGCTGACCGTCGTGCCGCCGACGAACACCGGCTCCAGCCGGGCCACCGGCGTGAGCTTGCCGGTGCGCCCGACCTGGATCTCGATGCCCAGCAGCCGCGTCATCTGCTCCTGCGCCGGGTATTTGTGCGCCACCGCCCAGCGCGGCTCGCGGGTCACGAAACCGAGCCGCTGCTGCAGCGCCAGGCTGTCGACCTTGTAGACCACGCCGTCGATGTCGAACGCCAGGCTGTCGCGCAGCGCGCCGATGCGCTGGTGGAACGCCACCAGCCCGTCGGCGCCCTGCACCACCGCGCGCTCGGCGCACACCGGCAGGCCGGCGGCGGCCAGCGCGTCGAGCAGGCCGGCGTGGGTGTGTGGCAGCGCCCAGCCCTGCACCTCGCCCAGGCCGTAGGCGAAGAAGCTCAGCGGCCGCTGCGCCGCGATCGCCGGGTCAAGCTGGCGCACCGCGCCGGCTGCAGCATTGCGCGGGTTGACGAAGGTCTTCTCGCCCTTGTCGCCGCGCGCGATGCGCTCGCGCTGGCGCTCGTTGAGCGCCTCGAAATCGTCGCGGCGCATGTAGACCTCGCCGCGCACCTCCAGAACGGCAGGGGCCAGATCCGGCGCACCGGTTTCGCCGCCGGGCCGCCCCAAGGCGAAACGCGCCCCCTCGGGGGGCAGCGAGTGCGCATCAGCGCCGAGCGTGGGGGCCCACCTCAGCCGCAGCGGGATCTGGCCGATGGTGCGGATGTTCTGCGTCACGTCCTCGCCGCTTTCGCCGTCGCCGCGGGTGGCAGCCTGCACCAGCACGCCGTGTTCGTAACGCAGGTTGATCGCCAGGCCGTCGAACTTGAGCTCGGTGGCGTAGCTGATCGGCGGGGCGTCGTCGGGCAGTTCCAGCTCGCGGCGCACCCGCGCATCAAAAGCGACCGCGCCGCTGGCCTCGGTGTCGGTCTCGGTGCGGATGCTGAGCATCGGCACGGCGTGGCGCACCACGACGAAGCCGTCGCGGACCTGGCCGAGCACACGCTGCGTGGGTGAATCGGCGGTACGCAGCGCCGGATACATCGCCTCGATGGCCTGCAACTCTTGAAACAGGCGGTCGTACTCGGCATCGGGCAACTCGGGCGCGTCGAGCACGTAATAGAGGTGCGCGTGGTGCTGCAGCGTGCTGCGCAGCCAGGCCGCGCGTGCGGCGGCGGTCTGCAGATCGGGTGGCGCCGCGCTGGCCGGGCCGACGTCAGGAACACCGTTGCGATCAGGGTCGGGAGCGGAGTTGGCAGGAGCTGAAGGCGACATGGCAGGAGTCTAGCCAGCCGCAGGCCCGCTCCGAATCCTGCCGCCGATGCCAGATCCATCACGTCACGACCGCACACCGATCGCGGCGGGTGGGCACCGTGTAGGAGATTCAACTCGTTACACCGTCATCCATCGCCTTACAAGCCGCTGCTAACTGCCCGACAAGATGCGTCGATCAGATCGGCCAGACAGAGCAGTTCTTCAGTGGGGCCGAGATGCAGTTCCAATCCTTTTCACCCGTGCGCGCAATGAATTTCGAGAATGACGGCCCCACGCGCGAACGGCGAACCCTTGGCCTGTGGTGCCACGCCGCACTGCTTTGCGGCCTGCTGTGCAGCACCACCGCGATGGCCGAGGACCGCAACGACCCCACGCCCCGCAACCTCGGTGACGCTGCCTTGCGGCAGGTGAGTCTCGCCGGCAACGGCGCCGGCCCCCTGTCGGTCGGACTCGATGCCGTGCCGCTGCTGGAGAGCAACCCCGACGGGCCGCTCGGCGGGCCGGCCGCCAACGACTTCGGCGCCTCCCGCTGGGGCCCCCGGCGCGGCCTGACCGACACCAGCGCCTTGGCACCGCGCGGCGCCAACGGCGCTAGCCTCTACGCCTATGTCGACCTCGGCTCGGCCCTGCCGGCGCGCCTGCGCGAACTGATCGGCCAGCCCGACGGCGGCGTCACGATGGACTTGCGCGGCAGTTCCAGCGCGTTCTCCGGGCCGTCGATGGGATCGATGATGCGCTGGAACAACCGCGACGGCAGCCAGCTCTCGCTGCGCCTGCGCCGCGGCAAGCTCAGCCTGCAGTACGGCCTGCGCTTCTGGCACTGAGCCGGCACCGAGCCCGCCGCGCATTCAGGGCAGCGAGGCGACCGGCCGGATCTCGATGCGCCGCGCCGACGGCGCCAGCTCACGCGCGCGCAGCTGGCCGCAGCCACCCTCCACGTCCTGCCCGGCCGATTGCCGCAGCTTGGTCAGGATGCCGCGCCGGTGCAGCGTGCGCGCCAGCGCGGCGGCGGCCTCCCACGACGGCCGCGTGTACGGCAGATCGGGCACCGTGTTGTACGGAATCATGTTCAGCACCGCGTACTTGCCGTGCAGCAGCCGCACGATGCCCTCGACCTCGTCGGGCCCGTCGTTGATGCCTTCGAGCAGCGTCCACTGGTACTGGATCGGGTAGCTGGTGGCGCGTGCATAGGCTTCGGCGCGCTCGACCAGATCGGCCGGGTCCATGCGCGGCGCGCGTGGCAGCAGTTGCGCGCGCAGATCGGCCCGCGTGGTGTGCAGCGACAGCGCCAGCGCCGGCTTGACCGGCCCGAGCGGCAGGCGCTCGAACACGCGCGGGTCGCCCACGGTCGAGAACACCAGGTTCTTGTGGCCGATGGCGCCGGTCGTGCCGAGGAAGTCGATCGCCTCCATCACGTTGTCGAGGTTGTGCGCGGGCTCGCCCATGCCCATGAACACCACCTTCTTGACCAGCCGCTGGCGCCGCGCCAGCACCACCTGCGCCACGATCTCGGCGCTGCCGACCTGGCGCAGCAGGCCCTCGCGCCCGGTCATGCAGAACACGCAGCCGACCGCGCAGCCGACCTGGGTCGACACGCACAGACCGTCGCGCGGCAGCAACACGCTCTCGAC
This portion of the Leptothrix cholodnii SP-6 genome encodes:
- a CDS encoding hybrid sensor histidine kinase/response regulator, which translates into the protein MTIDKRRFAAPLTPLVALAIQWSFWPWLQPFAWFLFYPAIFFAARLGGRIGAWLATALSVVLVWTVFIGPSPGVGNPSAVFSTIVFALMGILFGEAQEQLMRALRKDRQALDGSQAELQRHRDHLQELVDARTAELEKAMQARGDAEAFVRAIADNLPARVSFWDVDLRCRFVNQRFCHDEGRPREALIGASLIDVFGAGRIGEVEARLRMAMQGQAQHFERIVPGLDGTTRTLWVHHIPVIRDGRLRGVVAMGTDISEIKRDEIRLRQLNTELAQARDHAEAANRAKSTFLANMSHEIRTPMNAIIGLTQLLRRTHRDPAGAEQLAKVADAADHLLQIINDVLDLSKIESGKVELESIDIDLDELLSRTLSLVSSRAHEKGLELVLDTDHLPRTLRGDPTRLSQALLNLLTNAIKFTDHGSVILRGQKLQDGADGVHVRFSVQDTGIGVEADQVEALFLAFEQGDSSTTRRHGGTGLGLAITRHLAQLMGGESGADSVAGQGSTFWFTARLAHARTLQPPRRPTALHGLRVLLADDLEPAREAMAEMMRSIGLRVDAVASGEQALAALQDVSPDPYRLVLLDWCMPGLDGIETARRMAQLALPQRPPVVLVSAQDDDTLPALARTVGIGTVLLKPLTASSLHDAVIGLLQIDAPRAAATPPQALQQLERQLRQRHGGAPVLLAEDNPINQEVASSLLQLAGLQVDVADDGAQALAMAETTDYRAILMDMQMPVMDGLQATRAIRALPRAAGLPIIAMTANAFGEDRAACLAAGMNDHIAKPVNAQVLYATLLRWLDAHPPPLETPMTPEKPADRDATPGSGFAAIEGLNIQTGLRQMGGRMSTYVRIIRRFTELYGRGIAGLNQALLDGDGAAARNAVHAFKGASGTIGATSLAEQASALEHDILARRPTSELVEAVEHLQQDLARMVEALDQALPAESEAVAAHGAAARPAGGAA
- a CDS encoding 3'-5' exonuclease gives rise to the protein MKLADLSPAQALAALKREWLLYHLGDQRLRFMWDEPPPDEWVALDCETTGLDVGRDEIIAIGAVRIVGNRIMTSERLELLVRPEKRKLSADSVRVHRLREQDVAQGLKPEEAVMQLMHFIGSRPLVGYYLEFDLAMINRVAWPMLGMGLPQPRIEVSSLYHDYKHRQLLPYQQQSVNIDLRFDTLMKDLDLPQRDAHDALNDAVMAALAYLKLRRLLA
- a CDS encoding DUF294 nucleotidyltransferase-like domain-containing protein; this encodes MPSAFNFNASPFDCLNAPQRELVRHSVDIAYFPAGEPVLRSGDTPTHLFVIIKGHVSQFEGDELVATYGPDDSFDGRSLVTGRVNGRFVAAEEVVAYQLARQTVTELIAANATFAALLFSDLSQKLSALSERQSQHEMQSLTMARIQEVFLRAPVFVDAATDIVSVVRAFHANRTSNVLVRDDASVPSRLGIFTTTGLQRAILHGMPLDRLPVGELATFGLVSCEPSDYLFDALAMMIRHQVHRVVVIDRSGADPQVVGVLEQLDLLSFLSNHSYLITLQILEAQDLAALEAAAHQITRLITLLHRGGTRVGMIARLVQELNAKLFERAWQLVAPADLVANSCLFVMGSEGRGEQLLRTDQDNGLILRDGYTPPTDLADVCSRFSQALAGFGYPECPGGIMVSNPDWRHPAAEFGQRVRRWLQLPDGDSLMALAIFMDAHAVCGDHALLDQVRGEIFGLVGENDSLLTRFVAAIDAFNEGSGWWNRLLTLGTDEREALHLKKAGIFSLVHGVRAVALQQHVAATGTVDRIEALVAMGKLPKETGAELTDSLHYLMALRLKAALAEMDLGRPVTGTVDLGALTPLERDLLKDALGAVKRFKAMLRHRFHLDTM
- the ligA gene encoding NAD-dependent DNA ligase LigA, with the translated sequence MSPSAPANSAPDPDRNGVPDVGPASAAPPDLQTAAARAAWLRSTLQHHAHLYYVLDAPELPDAEYDRLFQELQAIEAMYPALRTADSPTQRVLGQVRDGFVVVRHAVPMLSIRTETDTEASGAVAFDARVRRELELPDDAPPISYATELKFDGLAINLRYEHGVLVQAATRGDGESGEDVTQNIRTIGQIPLRLRWAPTLGADAHSLPPEGARFALGRPGGETGAPDLAPAVLEVRGEVYMRRDDFEALNERQRERIARGDKGEKTFVNPRNAAAGAVRQLDPAIAAQRPLSFFAYGLGEVQGWALPHTHAGLLDALAAAGLPVCAERAVVQGADGLVAFHQRIGALRDSLAFDIDGVVYKVDSLALQQRLGFVTREPRWAVAHKYPAQEQMTRLLGIEIQVGRTGKLTPVARLEPVFVGGTTVSNATLHNEDEARRKDVRVGDTVIVRRAGDVIPQVVGVVLEQRPDDVGEPFDLYQRLGGRCPVCGSAIARPEGEADWRCTGGLFCAAQRKQAILHFASRRMMDIEGLGDKLVDQLVDAGVIRTLPELYKLGVAKLTALERMGEKSAVNLVAALEKSKQTTLARFLFSLGIRQVGEATAKALARHFGALDRVMDASVDQLQAVPDVGPIVALSIRTFFDQPHNREVVEQLRAAGIHWAEHEASAAADAAELPLAGKTLVLTGTLPTLGRDAAKDLIEAAGGKVSGSVSKKTHFVVAGAEAGSKLDKARELGLVILDEAGLLALLNEAEADADADAEGLPDSPVAPT
- a CDS encoding RNA methyltransferase produces the protein MRIDFIRQRLRAQGAKPCHEQRILRIWAQVLPTEGGRSRPDDFLPQAVRDAMPALLADLDGLARLRSQHPGEDGSARLLVELADGQTVESVLLPRDGLCVSTQVGCAVGCVFCMTGREGLLRQVGSAEIVAQVVLARRQRLVKKVVFMGMGEPAHNLDNVMEAIDFLGTTGAIGHKNLVFSTVGDPRVFERLPLGPVKPALALSLHTTRADLRAQLLPRAPRMDPADLVERAEAYARATSYPIQYQWTLLEGINDGPDEVEGIVRLLHGKYAVLNMIPYNTVPDLPYTRPSWEAAAALARTLHRRGILTKLRQSAGQDVEGGCGQLRARELAPSARRIEIRPVASLP